In a single window of the Microcoleus sp. FACHB-831 genome:
- a CDS encoding TM0106 family RecB-like putative nuclease, producing MWLTNDLLLHYQRCPRRSFLDLYGDRSLQKPKSEFLLKLQQDSQKYQQNILASFSFSEPKYRRGDWEAGAKATLELMRQGADCIYQGVLLTPADNLKLAILDLGLEPSSENYELAGEDVYEENLAQQVNNPEHNIFLVSNPDLLVKHPGQSNFGDWIYIPTTIKFGRRPKQEYQISAAFHALVLAKVQGVLPESSQLILRYQKPYAINFAKWLPRLQKILNECIETLLSTQTPEVFISRQRCNLCRWYNHCYSVAQSQQHLSLLPGVTPSRYEHLQTLGLTAVESLASANPSHLEPLLGEAVAENLVLQAQSTVHNRAILKSAQAFYDGDFLATSPIEIYFDIEAEQELNVDYLLGVLVVDKVAKTEKFYPLLAEEPGAEELVWQQFLDLVGSYPNAPIFHFSPYEADTVKRLAKLYNTPASQVYPVLARCVDLHERVTAAVMLPVEGYSLKAIATWLGFEWRDSTANGAQSVCWYDDWLETGDRAFLDSIVRYNEDDCRATYHLKNWLANFLQNARPTV from the coding sequence ATGTGGCTGACAAATGACTTGCTGCTGCATTACCAACGCTGTCCCCGGCGGTCTTTTTTAGATCTATACGGCGATCGCAGTTTGCAAAAACCCAAGAGCGAATTTCTGCTAAAGCTGCAACAAGACAGCCAGAAATATCAGCAAAATATTTTAGCTAGCTTTAGCTTCTCCGAACCAAAATATCGCCGAGGAGATTGGGAGGCTGGTGCAAAAGCGACTTTGGAATTAATGCGCCAAGGCGCAGACTGCATTTATCAAGGCGTGCTATTAACACCAGCAGACAATTTAAAATTGGCGATTTTAGATTTGGGATTAGAGCCTAGCAGCGAAAATTATGAACTTGCTGGAGAAGACGTGTATGAAGAAAATCTGGCTCAACAAGTTAATAATCCAGAACATAACATCTTCTTGGTCAGTAATCCCGATTTATTAGTCAAACATCCCGGGCAATCCAACTTTGGCGATTGGATTTATATCCCCACTACGATTAAATTTGGCAGGCGTCCCAAGCAAGAATATCAAATTTCTGCGGCTTTTCATGCTTTAGTGCTGGCAAAGGTGCAAGGAGTTTTACCAGAAAGTTCGCAATTAATTTTGCGCTATCAAAAGCCATATGCTATCAATTTTGCAAAATGGTTGCCTCGGTTGCAGAAAATTTTAAATGAATGCATTGAAACATTACTATCAACTCAGACGCCAGAAGTATTTATTTCACGACAACGCTGCAATCTCTGCCGATGGTACAACCATTGCTATAGCGTAGCTCAATCCCAGCAGCACTTATCTTTGTTACCTGGAGTAACACCCAGCCGCTATGAGCATTTGCAAACGCTTGGGCTTACTGCTGTTGAATCCCTTGCTTCGGCTAACCCAAGCCATTTAGAACCATTGTTGGGGGAAGCAGTGGCGGAAAATCTGGTGCTTCAAGCTCAATCCACAGTGCATAATCGGGCGATTTTGAAATCGGCGCAGGCTTTCTATGATGGGGATTTTTTGGCGACATCCCCGATTGAAATATACTTTGATATTGAGGCAGAGCAAGAGCTAAATGTTGACTATTTACTGGGTGTTTTAGTTGTTGATAAGGTTGCAAAAACAGAAAAATTTTATCCGTTGTTAGCAGAAGAGCCAGGTGCGGAAGAGTTAGTCTGGCAACAATTTTTAGATTTAGTTGGGAGTTATCCAAATGCGCCCATTTTTCATTTTTCCCCCTACGAAGCTGATACTGTAAAACGTTTAGCTAAATTGTACAATACGCCAGCCTCGCAGGTATATCCAGTGCTAGCCCGCTGTGTGGATCTGCACGAGCGAGTAACGGCTGCTGTGATGCTTCCAGTGGAAGGTTATTCACTTAAAGCGATCGCGACTTGGCTAGGATTTGAGTGGCGCGACAGTACGGCAAATGGTGCCCAGAGCGTTTGTTGGTATGACGATTGGTTGGAGACAGGCGATCGCGCTTTCCTAGACTCTATCGTTCGCTACAACGAAGACGACTGCCGCGCTACTTATCACCTCAAGAATTGGCTGGCTAACTTTTTGCAAAATGCACGCCCTACCGTTTAA
- a CDS encoding Hpt domain-containing protein: MRSENTGKDSINPVSANNPQVLDLNYLTQACGGDTIFVKELLELFVADTQTRLQQAQVAARSFDLKRLENIMHHIQGASANVGAKAVQTLAAQLEQQAEVGNLENAVSLLAQLEEAYDAVTALVATSTL; this comes from the coding sequence ATGAGATCGGAAAATACTGGTAAAGACTCGATTAATCCGGTTTCTGCCAATAATCCACAAGTCTTAGATTTGAATTACCTAACTCAAGCTTGCGGAGGAGACACAATTTTTGTTAAAGAACTTCTAGAGCTGTTTGTGGCTGATACTCAAACCAGGCTGCAACAAGCTCAAGTCGCCGCACGTAGCTTTGATCTCAAAAGGCTGGAAAATATCATGCATCATATTCAGGGAGCCAGTGCTAATGTGGGAGCAAAAGCCGTGCAGACGCTGGCGGCTCAACTAGAACAGCAAGCAGAAGTTGGCAATTTAGAAAATGCTGTTTCTCTTCTGGCTCAACTAGAAGAAGCTTATGATGCCGTCACCGCCTTGGTTGCCACGTCTACCCTCTAG
- a CDS encoding diguanylate cyclase → MSARILVVDDDILSLKLIAHHLRDTTYVVETASNGEEAWELVVQNPPDLIICDWSMPGMSGIELCQKIKADLRLQLIYFILLTVRLELPDRVAGLENGADDYISKPVAPEELIARIRVGLRLRQVTKSLQEANQQLRLQNELLQSLTLMDQLTGVLNRRALETGLPGLLQKVGDRSEGSVYRYLSVWIIDIDHFKTINDTYGHLIGDKVLQIVAHRLQSNSLPGSFLYRYGGEEFVSVMPGINPLQALAYGEQLRLAIALEPVCLMSVAQEIPVTISLGGAMVHANEPISSQMLLSKADRALYQAKAMGRNQAILSGLERC, encoded by the coding sequence ATGAGCGCACGAATTCTCGTCGTTGACGACGACATATTGAGCCTGAAGCTGATTGCACACCATTTGAGAGATACGACTTACGTGGTGGAAACGGCTAGCAATGGAGAAGAAGCTTGGGAGCTGGTTGTGCAAAACCCTCCCGATTTAATTATCTGCGATTGGTCGATGCCAGGGATGTCTGGCATTGAGCTTTGTCAGAAAATCAAAGCCGATCTACGCTTGCAATTGATTTACTTTATACTGTTGACGGTTCGTTTAGAGCTTCCCGATCGCGTGGCTGGTCTGGAGAATGGAGCCGATGACTATATTTCTAAACCAGTTGCTCCTGAAGAGCTGATTGCACGAATTAGAGTGGGGCTGCGCTTGCGACAAGTAACTAAATCTCTACAGGAGGCAAACCAGCAGTTGCGCCTGCAAAACGAATTGTTGCAATCTCTGACTCTAATGGATCAACTGACGGGTGTTCTAAATCGCAGGGCGCTAGAAACGGGTTTGCCTGGATTGCTGCAAAAAGTAGGCGATCGCTCTGAGGGAAGTGTCTACCGATATCTGAGCGTGTGGATAATTGACATTGACCACTTTAAGACAATCAATGATACCTACGGGCATTTGATTGGGGATAAGGTGCTACAAATCGTTGCCCACCGCTTACAAAGTAACAGTCTCCCTGGCAGTTTCCTCTATCGCTATGGTGGAGAAGAGTTTGTCTCTGTAATGCCCGGTATCAATCCCCTACAGGCGCTGGCTTATGGCGAACAACTGCGACTAGCGATCGCTCTTGAGCCAGTTTGCCTAATGAGTGTTGCCCAAGAGATTCCTGTCACGATTAGTCTTGGGGGCGCTATGGTACACGCAAATGAGCCAATATCAAGTCAAATGCTTTTATCCAAAGCAGATCGGGCGCTTTACCAGGCAAAGGCAATGGGTCGCAATCAAGCGATATTATCAGGTCTTGAGCGGTGCTAA
- a CDS encoding aminotransferase class V-fold PLP-dependent enzyme, translated as MSIFTEKTQLAAHRQLFPGLANKAYFNYGGQGPMPRASLDAIVQAYDYIQKSGPFSNGMNAWIVHESNLTREAIASELGAPVQSIALTEDVTVGCNIALWGIDWQSGDRLLLTDCEHPGIVAAAQQIGRRFDVEVDICPLLATLNEGNPASAIASHLHPNTRLVVLSHILWNTGHVLPLAEIVELCRQHNGSKPLLTLVDAAQSVGLLPLNLTELGVDFYAFTGHKWWCGPEGIGGLYIRPEISESLTPTFVGWRSIVNDDEGKLVGWKADARRYEVATSAYPLYAGLRSAIATHQQLGTASERYQQILEKSKYLWQRLSELPNIKCLRTSPPEAGLVSFELSEQKKHSALVNFLEQQGFMLRTILNPNCVRACVHYFTLESEIEQLLKAIVDFGV; from the coding sequence GTGTCGATTTTTACAGAAAAAACGCAGTTAGCAGCCCATCGTCAGTTGTTTCCAGGTCTGGCGAATAAAGCTTATTTCAACTATGGCGGACAGGGGCCGATGCCAAGAGCATCGCTAGATGCTATCGTGCAAGCTTATGATTACATCCAGAAGTCAGGGCCTTTTAGCAATGGAATGAATGCCTGGATCGTCCATGAGTCTAATCTAACTAGAGAAGCGATCGCGTCTGAACTAGGGGCGCCAGTGCAGTCGATTGCTTTAACGGAGGATGTTACTGTCGGTTGCAATATCGCTTTGTGGGGGATAGATTGGCAATCTGGCGATCGCCTGCTACTCACAGATTGCGAACACCCAGGCATTGTGGCGGCGGCGCAGCAAATTGGTCGTCGCTTTGATGTGGAAGTAGATATCTGTCCTCTGTTGGCGACGTTAAATGAGGGCAACCCAGCAAGCGCGATCGCGTCTCATCTGCACCCTAATACTCGTTTGGTGGTACTCAGCCACATCCTATGGAATACTGGCCACGTCTTGCCCCTAGCGGAAATTGTTGAACTCTGTCGGCAACATAATGGCTCGAAACCGTTACTTACTCTCGTGGATGCGGCTCAATCTGTTGGGCTTCTGCCTCTAAATTTGACAGAATTGGGGGTTGACTTTTATGCCTTTACTGGCCATAAGTGGTGGTGCGGGCCAGAAGGCATAGGCGGTCTTTACATACGACCGGAGATCTCTGAAAGCTTAACCCCTACATTTGTTGGGTGGCGCAGCATTGTTAATGATGATGAAGGTAAATTGGTGGGTTGGAAGGCTGACGCACGACGGTATGAAGTGGCGACATCTGCCTACCCGTTATATGCTGGGTTGCGGAGCGCGATCGCTACTCACCAACAATTGGGAACCGCGTCGGAACGTTACCAGCAGATCCTGGAAAAAAGTAAGTATCTCTGGCAACGCTTATCTGAATTGCCTAATATTAAGTGTCTGCGGACATCTCCCCCAGAAGCAGGTCTGGTTTCTTTCGAGTTGAGCGAACAAAAAAAACACTCTGCGCTCGTAAATTTTCTAGAACAGCAAGGTTTCATGCTCAGGACTATTCTAAATCCCAACTGCGTGCGAGCCTGCGTTCACTACTTCACCCTAGAGTCTGAAATCGAGCAACTGCTAAAAGCAATTGTAGATTTTGGAGTTTAG
- a CDS encoding glycosyl transferase — MSRPILYLAITSHGFGHAVRACSLAAEIQRLCPEILLMLVTTAPRWLLESYIQGDFIHRQRAFDVGVIQSDSLNMDKDATLEKLRQIRKQERSIVAGEVNFIRQNRVGLILADMPPLATEIASAAAIPCWMMSNFGWDFIYRDWGGEFSEMADWISNCYKKCDRLFRLPLHEPMSAFHTITDVGLTGGTPRYATEELRAKFNITAPADKTMLLTFGGLGLQEIPYNNLQQFPDWQFITFDYFAPDLPNLIKITDRQYRPVDFIPICGRIVSKPGYSTFAEALRLEIPIVSITREDFAEAKVLLEGIENYAYHQILPPAEFFQGSWEFLHQQPHSPRLSTVLDKEGNQAIARAVLSYFEVNS, encoded by the coding sequence ATGTCTCGACCAATTTTGTATCTGGCTATCACCAGTCACGGCTTCGGTCATGCTGTCCGGGCGTGTTCCCTCGCGGCGGAAATTCAGCGCTTGTGTCCAGAAATTTTACTGATGCTTGTGACAACTGCACCGCGTTGGTTGCTAGAGTCTTACATTCAGGGCGATTTTATTCATCGCCAGCGTGCTTTTGATGTTGGCGTCATCCAGTCAGATAGCCTGAATATGGATAAAGACGCCACGCTAGAAAAACTGCGCCAGATTCGCAAACAGGAAAGATCTATTGTGGCGGGCGAGGTTAATTTTATCCGGCAAAATCGCGTGGGTTTGATTTTGGCAGATATGCCACCGCTGGCTACAGAAATTGCTTCTGCTGCTGCGATTCCGTGTTGGATGATGAGTAATTTCGGCTGGGACTTTATATACCGAGATTGGGGAGGGGAGTTTAGTGAAATGGCCGATTGGATTAGTAATTGTTACAAAAAGTGCGATCGCTTGTTTCGCCTCCCTCTCCACGAACCAATGAGTGCTTTCCACACCATTACAGATGTCGGCTTAACTGGCGGTACCCCCCGCTATGCGACCGAGGAATTAAGGGCTAAATTTAATATTACGGCTCCTGCGGATAAGACTATGTTGCTTACTTTTGGCGGGCTGGGGCTGCAAGAAATTCCCTACAATAATTTGCAGCAATTTCCCGATTGGCAGTTCATCACATTTGATTACTTTGCCCCCGATCTACCCAATTTAATCAAAATTACCGATCGTCAGTACCGTCCGGTTGATTTCATACCTATATGCGGGCGCATAGTTTCCAAACCTGGTTACAGTACCTTTGCCGAAGCCTTGCGTTTGGAGATTCCTATAGTTTCGATAACCCGCGAAGACTTTGCTGAAGCTAAGGTGTTATTAGAAGGTATCGAGAATTATGCATATCATCAAATTTTGCCGCCAGCTGAGTTTTTTCAGGGCAGTTGGGAGTTTCTACATCAACAGCCCCATTCACCCAGGCTATCTACTGTTTTGGATAAGGAGGGAAATCAGGCGATCGCTAGAGCCGTTCTAAGCTATTTTGAGGTCAATAGCTAA
- a CDS encoding secondary thiamine-phosphate synthase enzyme YjbQ codes for MSHYQQLLKVQTPGKSLSKITSKVQAIVAESEIEIGLCTIFLRHTSASLIIQENADPDVLKDLENFLAKLVPEDGKSYIHSAEGPDDMPAHIRTALTHTSEQIPIARGKLLLGTWQGIYIWEHRQRGQLREVVVHISGN; via the coding sequence ATGAGCCACTACCAACAATTACTAAAAGTTCAAACTCCGGGCAAATCTCTGAGCAAAATAACTTCCAAAGTTCAAGCAATTGTTGCAGAGTCGGAAATAGAGATAGGGCTTTGTACTATATTTCTACGCCATACTTCTGCAAGTTTGATAATCCAAGAAAATGCCGATCCTGATGTTCTTAAGGATCTAGAAAACTTCCTAGCTAAACTGGTACCAGAGGATGGTAAAAGCTACATTCACAGCGCCGAAGGGCCAGATGATATGCCAGCGCATATCCGCACTGCGCTCACCCACACCTCAGAGCAGATCCCCATTGCCAGGGGAAAGTTGCTATTAGGAACCTGGCAGGGAATCTACATCTGGGAACATCGCCAACGCGGACAACTCCGTGAGGTTGTTGTTCACATCAGCGGCAATTAA
- a CDS encoding WecB/TagA/CpsF family glycosyltransferase, which translates to MIDAGKKNLLGVWVNAVDYEAAVNKIITAAKQQKKMSVSALAVHGVMTGVLDEIHRYRLNHLDLVLPDGQPVRWALNWLYKAQLPDRVCGPTTMLLVCEKAAEEGLPIYLYGSRPEVLEDLSKNLCTRFPKLKIAGSQPSKFRQVSAEEKLEIVEQIRQSGAAITFVGLGCPRQEVWVYEYGDALSMPAIAVGAAYDFHAGNLPKAPEFLAQIGMEWFYRLLQEPKRLWKRYIYLNPLYLWLLTLQMLKLTYFDPKEATPPEQEMRYG; encoded by the coding sequence ATGATAGATGCAGGTAAGAAAAATCTCTTGGGCGTTTGGGTAAATGCGGTTGATTACGAGGCAGCTGTAAACAAAATCATCACAGCGGCCAAGCAGCAGAAAAAAATGAGCGTTTCCGCGCTGGCTGTACATGGCGTGATGACCGGAGTTTTGGACGAAATCCATCGCTATCGTCTGAATCATCTGGATCTCGTATTGCCAGATGGTCAACCAGTACGCTGGGCGTTGAATTGGCTTTATAAAGCCCAACTTCCAGATCGAGTATGCGGGCCTACGACAATGTTGCTCGTATGCGAAAAAGCAGCAGAAGAAGGGTTGCCAATTTACTTGTATGGCAGTCGTCCAGAAGTGCTTGAAGATTTATCAAAGAATCTTTGCACCCGTTTTCCTAAACTCAAAATTGCTGGTTCTCAGCCTTCTAAGTTCAGACAAGTTTCTGCTGAAGAAAAGCTGGAAATTGTCGAACAGATTCGCCAAAGCGGTGCAGCTATTACCTTCGTGGGTTTGGGGTGTCCCAGACAAGAGGTATGGGTTTACGAATATGGCGACGCTTTATCCATGCCTGCGATCGCTGTCGGCGCTGCTTATGATTTCCATGCTGGCAACTTGCCAAAAGCCCCAGAATTCCTGGCGCAAATAGGCATGGAATGGTTTTATCGCCTTTTGCAAGAACCAAAGCGTCTTTGGAAGCGTTACATTTACTTGAATCCTCTTTATCTCTGGCTGTTAACTTTACAGATGTTAAAGTTAACCTACTTCGATCCTAAAGAAGCCACTCCTCCAGAGCAAGAAATGCGTTACGGCTAA
- a CDS encoding NAD-dependent epimerase/dehydratase family protein, with the protein MSVVIITGSAGLIGSEAATFFAKQGFEVVGIDNNMRRVFFGDDASTDWNRQQLEGSLGANYRHIDVDIRDFEAIANIFKEYGSNISLVIHTAAQPSHDWAAREPLTDFTVNANGTLNLLEATRQYAPASVFIFTSTNKVYGDTPNRLPLIEQEYRWEIDPSHTYVTGIREDMSIDQTLHSLFGASKVAADVLVQEYGRYFDMKTACFRGGCLTGPNHSGTQLHGFLAYLMKCTVIGKPYTVYGYKGKQVRDNIHSADLIAAFYEFFKAPRVAEVYNAGGGRYSNCSMLEAIQSCEKIAGRELNWTYAESNRIGDHIWWVSDNGKFSKHYPDWSQKYNVDQILQEIYEFNKERWHKESA; encoded by the coding sequence GTGAGCGTTGTTATCATTACGGGTTCAGCTGGTTTAATTGGCTCCGAAGCCGCTACATTTTTTGCCAAACAAGGCTTTGAAGTAGTAGGCATTGACAATAATATGCGTCGCGTGTTTTTTGGTGACGACGCATCCACAGACTGGAACCGACAGCAACTTGAGGGTTCGTTAGGTGCAAATTATCGCCATATAGATGTTGATATTAGGGATTTTGAAGCGATCGCCAACATTTTTAAAGAGTATGGTTCCAACATTTCCTTAGTTATTCATACAGCTGCTCAACCTTCCCACGATTGGGCGGCGCGGGAACCTCTGACGGATTTTACCGTCAATGCTAATGGCACGCTTAATCTTTTAGAAGCCACCCGCCAATATGCTCCCGCCTCTGTCTTTATCTTTACTTCTACCAACAAAGTTTACGGCGATACACCCAATCGTTTACCCCTTATCGAACAGGAATATCGCTGGGAAATTGACCCCAGCCATACCTATGTAACGGGTATCCGAGAGGATATGTCTATTGATCAAACCCTACACAGTTTGTTTGGCGCATCTAAAGTAGCCGCTGATGTTCTAGTACAGGAATATGGACGCTACTTTGATATGAAAACTGCTTGCTTTCGCGGCGGATGTCTCACTGGCCCCAATCACTCTGGAACTCAATTGCACGGCTTCCTCGCCTACTTGATGAAGTGTACTGTAATTGGCAAGCCCTATACAGTGTATGGATACAAAGGCAAGCAAGTCCGCGATAATATTCATAGTGCCGATCTGATTGCAGCATTTTATGAGTTTTTCAAGGCTCCGCGAGTGGCAGAAGTTTACAACGCCGGGGGCGGTCGATACAGCAATTGCTCAATGCTCGAAGCAATCCAATCGTGCGAAAAAATTGCTGGACGAGAACTCAATTGGACTTATGCCGAAAGCAATCGTATAGGCGATCATATTTGGTGGGTGAGCGACAACGGGAAATTTAGTAAGCACTATCCTGACTGGAGCCAGAAATATAATGTAGACCAGATATTGCAGGAAATTTACGAATTCAACAAAGAACGTTGGCACAAAGAATCAGCCTAA
- a CDS encoding glycosyltransferase family 4 protein, which translates to MDNLRIAWLIPSVELGAYWVPVLREFKKVFKNTIFYTGLVWPGFDASVPGADTIKLVGEMKSLEMTKTATGYDRRLMVVSPGIVNELIRFKPDLILAQAFSLWTLLALLLKPVFGWRFVIIYDGSSPNSDFRDNKFRTLVRKAIARYADAFVANSHGAKEYLIDALDAPSDRVFTRMYLVPDADALQQSIQNVTPPDTGLKRPIFLYVGRITARKGIKSLLDACAILQTQGYSEYTLLIVGEGDQREELEAFIKDRNLTNNVTWVGWVNYGSLGAYFQRADVFVFPTFEDIWGMVPLEAMVFGKPVLCSKWAGAAETIVEGENGYIFDPHDPQELASVMRRFLDNPELIQSMGEKSQQMVAQHSAKSASDSFVEVISFVYGDKK; encoded by the coding sequence ATGGACAATCTCCGCATTGCTTGGCTTATTCCTTCCGTAGAACTAGGAGCTTACTGGGTTCCTGTTTTAAGGGAATTCAAAAAGGTGTTTAAAAACACCATTTTTTATACTGGTCTAGTTTGGCCTGGATTCGATGCATCCGTTCCAGGTGCGGACACGATCAAGTTAGTCGGAGAAATGAAGTCTCTAGAGATGACTAAGACAGCGACGGGTTACGACCGTCGCTTAATGGTTGTTTCGCCAGGAATAGTTAATGAGTTAATCCGATTTAAGCCGGATTTGATTTTGGCTCAGGCTTTTTCTCTATGGACTCTGTTGGCACTGCTTTTGAAACCTGTATTTGGCTGGCGCTTTGTGATCATTTACGACGGAAGCTCGCCTAATTCAGATTTTCGAGATAATAAATTTCGTACTTTAGTGCGAAAAGCGATCGCCCGCTATGCAGATGCCTTTGTTGCTAACAGTCATGGGGCAAAAGAATATCTTATAGATGCTCTTGACGCACCTAGCGATCGCGTCTTCACCAGAATGTATTTGGTTCCAGATGCTGACGCTTTGCAGCAAAGCATTCAAAATGTCACTCCACCCGACACTGGCCTAAAACGTCCAATATTTCTTTACGTGGGACGAATTACAGCCAGAAAAGGAATCAAATCGCTGCTCGATGCCTGCGCTATTTTACAAACTCAGGGATACAGTGAATATACCCTGTTAATCGTTGGCGAGGGAGATCAGCGAGAGGAACTTGAAGCCTTCATCAAAGACCGGAATTTGACTAATAATGTAACGTGGGTAGGATGGGTCAATTATGGAAGTTTAGGAGCTTATTTTCAGCGAGCGGATGTTTTTGTATTTCCTACTTTTGAGGATATTTGGGGTATGGTTCCCCTAGAAGCGATGGTATTTGGCAAACCCGTTCTTTGCTCAAAATGGGCAGGAGCCGCTGAAACAATCGTTGAAGGAGAAAATGGTTACATTTTCGATCCGCACGATCCTCAAGAACTAGCCTCTGTTATGCGTCGTTTCTTAGACAATCCAGAATTGATACAGTCAATGGGGGAGAAATCGCAGCAGATGGTAGCTCAACATAGTGCAAAATCAGCAAGCGATTCTTTCGTAGAAGTTATATCTTTTGTTTACGGAGATAAAAAGTGA
- a CDS encoding glycosyltransferase family 2 protein: protein MKHLSIAVLITCHNRRDKTLASLASLFNQVLSEGVTHDVYLVDDGSTDGTADAVRQAYPDVKIIQGNGNLFWNGGMRVAFESAVKTDHDYHLWLNDDTLLYPEALKTMVATSRSLAEQGYDRAIVTGSTCDPQTGVLTYGGMVRTSPLRPLKFSLVEPEEVAKRCDTINGNCVLVPREVVQLVGNLDQGFSHYLGDFDYGLRSQQLGCTVWVAPGYIGTCSQNAPPRTTKNSSELGAQLKKMAQPKGLAVKEQILYPFEEWKVFAQRHGGILWPIYWLIPYRRLLWLSLFGGRQEKGA, encoded by the coding sequence ATGAAGCACCTAAGTATAGCCGTACTGATAACTTGCCATAATCGCCGAGATAAAACATTGGCTAGTTTAGCCAGCCTCTTCAACCAGGTACTCTCAGAAGGGGTGACACATGACGTGTATCTAGTGGATGATGGAAGTACCGATGGGACAGCCGACGCGGTGCGCCAAGCTTATCCCGACGTTAAGATTATCCAAGGGAATGGCAACCTATTTTGGAATGGGGGGATGCGAGTGGCCTTTGAGTCGGCTGTAAAAACAGACCACGACTACCACCTCTGGCTAAACGACGACACCCTGCTTTACCCAGAAGCTCTGAAAACAATGGTTGCCACATCTAGGAGTTTAGCTGAACAAGGTTATGATCGAGCTATCGTAACAGGGTCTACTTGTGACCCCCAGACGGGTGTCCTCACCTACGGAGGTATGGTGCGAACGAGTCCGCTGCGACCCTTAAAGTTTTCCTTAGTAGAACCAGAAGAAGTGGCCAAGCGCTGTGACACGATAAACGGGAACTGCGTTTTAGTACCGCGAGAAGTAGTGCAATTGGTGGGCAACCTAGATCAGGGATTCAGCCATTATCTGGGAGATTTTGACTATGGTTTGCGATCGCAGCAACTGGGTTGTACAGTCTGGGTAGCTCCGGGCTATATAGGAACTTGTTCGCAAAACGCCCCCCCTCGCACCACCAAAAATTCCTCTGAACTTGGCGCTCAATTAAAGAAAATGGCGCAACCTAAAGGTTTAGCCGTCAAAGAACAAATCCTTTACCCCTTTGAGGAGTGGAAGGTTTTTGCTCAACGGCATGGAGGTATATTATGGCCAATTTATTGGTTGATACCTTACAGGAGGTTACTTTGGCTCTCACTTTTCGGCGGTCGGCAAGAAAAAGGCGCTTGA
- the galE gene encoding UDP-glucose 4-epimerase GalE — MSQVKPTVLVTGGGGYIGSHAVLALQRAGYEVVVLDNLVYGHREIVEEVLKVELVVGDTSDRALLDRLFSTHQIAAVMHFAAYAYVGESVVDPAKYYRNNVSGTLTLLEAMLAASIKKFVFSSTCATYGTPHTTPIPEDHPQNPINPYGVSKLMVEQILSDFDAAYDFKSVRFRYFNAAGADPSGLLGEDHDPETHLIPLTLMAALGKRESVSIFGTDYPTPDGTCIRDYIHVTDLADAHVLGLEYLLQGGNTEVFNLGNGNGFSVREVIETAKQVSGKEIKTVEGDRRPGDPPALVGSGDKARKILGWNPQYSDLKEILSHAWQWHLKRHSLVE; from the coding sequence GTGTCACAAGTTAAGCCAACTGTTCTAGTAACTGGTGGAGGCGGCTACATCGGCTCCCATGCAGTTTTAGCTCTCCAACGAGCAGGATATGAGGTGGTGGTTCTTGACAATCTGGTATATGGACATCGGGAGATTGTCGAGGAGGTACTGAAGGTAGAACTTGTTGTTGGGGATACGAGCGATCGCGCCTTGCTAGATCGTCTATTTTCCACGCATCAGATAGCTGCTGTAATGCACTTTGCAGCCTATGCCTACGTGGGCGAGTCTGTTGTCGATCCAGCCAAATACTACCGCAACAATGTGTCAGGAACGCTGACGCTTCTAGAAGCAATGCTGGCGGCGTCTATCAAGAAATTTGTCTTTTCTTCGACTTGCGCTACATATGGCACGCCGCATACAACTCCCATCCCGGAAGATCATCCCCAAAATCCCATCAATCCCTATGGGGTTAGTAAGTTGATGGTGGAACAAATTCTATCTGATTTTGATGCCGCCTATGACTTTAAATCAGTGCGTTTCCGCTACTTTAATGCGGCTGGAGCAGATCCGAGTGGATTGCTGGGGGAGGATCACGATCCTGAGACTCACTTGATACCGCTGACGTTAATGGCGGCTTTAGGCAAACGGGAATCTGTATCTATTTTTGGCACTGATTACCCCACCCCTGATGGAACTTGCATTCGCGACTACATTCACGTTACCGATTTAGCCGATGCTCACGTTCTGGGATTGGAGTATTTGTTGCAGGGCGGCAATACTGAAGTATTTAATTTGGGCAATGGCAATGGCTTTTCTGTTAGAGAAGTGATTGAAACAGCAAAGCAGGTAAGTGGAAAGGAGATTAAAACTGTAGAGGGCGATCGCCGCCCTGGAGATCCGCCTGCTCTTGTAGGGAGTGGCGACAAGGCTAGAAAAATTTTAGGTTGGAATCCTCAATATTCAGACCTAAAGGAAATTTTGTCTCATGCTTGGCAGTGGCATCTCAAGCGTCATAGTTTGGTTGAATAG